One Pseudomonas abieticivorans genomic region harbors:
- a CDS encoding carbon-nitrogen hydrolase family protein codes for MSFAVIQMVSQSDVAANLVRARALLEQAAEGGAKLAVLPENFAALGRRDAAELGRAEAAGHGPILPWLKQTARDLKLWIVAGTLPLPPQGQPDAKVHACSLLVSDTGETVARYDKLHLFDVDVADARGRYRESDDYAHGKHVVVADTPVGRLGLTVCYDLRFPELYSELRQAGAELITAPSAFTAVTGAAHWEVLIRARAIETQCYVLAAAQGGIHPGPRETYGHAAIVDPWGRIIAEQDQGEAVLLAERDSSEQASIRARMPVVSHRRFFSQGAQRPAYIAE; via the coding sequence ATGTCCTTTGCGGTGATTCAAATGGTCAGCCAGAGCGACGTGGCGGCCAATCTGGTCCGGGCCCGCGCCTTGCTGGAGCAAGCCGCCGAGGGCGGTGCCAAGCTTGCCGTGCTGCCGGAAAACTTCGCCGCCCTGGGGCGCCGCGACGCCGCCGAATTGGGCCGCGCCGAAGCCGCTGGTCACGGGCCGATCCTGCCGTGGTTGAAACAGACCGCCCGCGACCTCAAGTTATGGATTGTGGCCGGTACTTTGCCGTTGCCGCCCCAAGGCCAGCCTGATGCCAAGGTACATGCCTGCTCGCTGCTGGTCAGCGATACGGGCGAGACGGTGGCGCGCTACGACAAGCTGCACCTGTTTGACGTGGACGTGGCCGATGCCCGTGGGCGCTATCGCGAGTCCGACGACTATGCTCATGGCAAGCACGTGGTAGTGGCCGATACCCCGGTGGGGCGCCTGGGCCTGACGGTGTGTTACGACCTGCGTTTTCCGGAGCTGTACAGCGAGTTGCGCCAGGCTGGCGCCGAATTGATTACCGCGCCTTCGGCCTTTACCGCCGTGACAGGCGCCGCGCACTGGGAGGTACTGATCCGCGCCCGTGCCATCGAAACCCAATGCTATGTACTGGCCGCCGCCCAAGGCGGCATTCATCCAGGGCCGCGTGAAACCTATGGTCACGCGGCCATCGTCGATCCGTGGGGGCGTATCATCGCCGAACAGGATCAAGGCGAAGCCGTGCTGCTGGCCGAACGGGACAGCAGCGAACAGGCGTCCATCCGGGCGCGCATGCCAGTGGTCAGCCACCGGCGCTTTTTCTCGCAGGGCGCACAGCGGCCTGCGTATATCGCGGAGTGA
- the tldD gene encoding metalloprotease TldD yields the protein MSEMLSTVSEHLLAPGGLTLDSLQSVLGELAGPGIDAADLYFQGQISESWALEDGIVKEGSFNLDQGVGVRAQSGEKTGFAYSNAITEDALIQAARAARSISRAGQNGRVQAFTSQDVAQLYGPDNPLDVLTRAEKVDLLKRVDAATRLLDPRIQQVTVSMAGVWERILVAAADGSLAADVRPLVRFNVSVIVEQNGRRERGGHGGGGRTDYRYFLSDDRAMGYAREALRQALVNLEAIPAPAGTLPVVLGSGWSGVLLHEAVGHGLEGDFNRKGSSAYSGRMGEMVASSLCTIVDDGTLAGRRGSLSVDDEGTPTECTTLIENGVLKGYMQDKLNARLMGVARTGNGRRESYAHLPMPRMTNTYMRAGESDPAEIIASVKKGIYCANLGGGQVDITSGKFVFSTSEAYLIEDGKITVPVKGATLIGNGPEAMSRVSMVGNDLSLDSGVGTCGKDGQSVPVGVGQPTLKIDAITVGGTGA from the coding sequence ATGAGCGAGATGTTATCCACCGTCAGCGAACACCTGCTGGCCCCCGGCGGCCTGACCCTGGACAGCCTGCAATCGGTGCTGGGCGAGTTGGCAGGCCCGGGCATCGACGCTGCCGACCTGTATTTCCAGGGGCAGATTTCCGAGTCCTGGGCCTTGGAAGACGGCATCGTCAAGGAAGGCAGTTTCAACCTTGACCAAGGCGTGGGCGTGCGTGCCCAATCCGGCGAGAAAACTGGCTTTGCCTACAGCAACGCCATCACCGAGGACGCGCTGATCCAGGCGGCCCGCGCCGCCCGCTCCATCTCCCGCGCCGGGCAGAACGGCCGCGTGCAGGCGTTTACCAGCCAGGACGTGGCCCAGTTGTACGGCCCGGACAACCCGCTGGACGTGCTGACCCGCGCCGAGAAAGTCGACCTGCTAAAGCGCGTCGACGCCGCCACGCGCCTGCTTGACCCGCGTATCCAGCAGGTCACCGTGAGCATGGCCGGAGTGTGGGAACGCATTTTGGTCGCGGCCGCCGATGGCAGCCTGGCCGCCGATGTGCGGCCGCTGGTGCGTTTCAACGTCAGCGTGATCGTCGAGCAGAACGGCCGTCGCGAGCGCGGTGGCCACGGCGGTGGCGGGCGTACCGACTACCGTTACTTCCTCAGCGACGACCGTGCCATGGGGTATGCCCGCGAAGCACTGCGCCAGGCGCTGGTGAACCTGGAAGCGATTCCGGCGCCGGCCGGCACCTTGCCAGTCGTGCTCGGTTCCGGTTGGTCCGGCGTATTGCTGCACGAAGCCGTGGGCCATGGCCTGGAAGGCGACTTCAACCGCAAGGGCAGTTCGGCCTACAGCGGCCGCATGGGCGAAATGGTTGCCTCCAGCCTGTGCACCATCGTCGATGACGGCACCCTGGCCGGCCGCCGTGGCTCGCTGAGCGTGGACGATGAAGGCACGCCCACCGAGTGCACCACGCTGATCGAGAACGGCGTGCTCAAGGGCTACATGCAAGACAAGCTCAACGCGCGTCTGATGGGCGTGGCCCGCACCGGCAACGGCCGCCGCGAGTCTTACGCGCATTTGCCGATGCCGCGCATGACCAACACCTACATGCGCGCAGGCGAAAGCGACCCGGCGGAAATCATCGCGTCGGTGAAAAAGGGTATCTACTGCGCCAACCTGGGCGGTGGTCAGGTCGACATCACCAGCGGCAAGTTCGTGTTTTCCACCAGCGAAGCCTACCTGATCGAAGACGGCAAGATCACCGTGCCGGTCAAGGGCGCCACACTGATCGGCAATGGCCCTGAAGCCATGAGCCGAGTGTCCATGGTCGGTAACGACCTGAGCCTGGACAGTGGGGTAGGCACGTGCGGCAAGGATGGCCAGTCGGTGCCGGTAGGCGTGGGCCAGCCGACGCTGAAGATCGATGCGATTACCGTGGGCGGTACAGGAGCCTGA
- the pmbA gene encoding metalloprotease PmbA — MSEVQTVGPQALPALQEQVEQIIAEARRQGASACEVAVSLEQGLSTSVRQREVETVEFNRDQGFGITLYVGQRKGSASTSATGPDAIRETVAAALAIAKHTSEDEASGLADAALMATEQPDFDLYHAWDISPERAIELALECEAAAFDADKRIKNADGTTLSSHQGCRIYGNSNGFVGGYASTRHSLSCVMIAEAEGQMQRDYWYDVNRQGDLLTDARVIGQRAAMRAASRLGARPVPTCEVPVLFSAELAGGLFGSFLSAVSGGNLYRKSSFLEGAMGQTLFPEWLTLDERPHLMRAMGSASFDGDGLATYAKPFVENGRLVSYVLGTYSGRKLGMPSTANSGGVHNLFVTHGDEDQAALLRRMGRGLLVTELMGQGLNMVTGDYSRGAAGFWVENGEIQFPVQEVTIAGNMKDMFKQIVAVGNDLELRSNVRTGSVLIEKMTVAGS, encoded by the coding sequence ATGAGCGAAGTCCAAACCGTGGGTCCGCAGGCCTTGCCGGCACTGCAGGAACAGGTCGAGCAGATTATCGCCGAAGCCCGCCGCCAGGGCGCTAGCGCCTGTGAAGTGGCAGTGTCCCTGGAGCAGGGCCTGTCCACCTCGGTGCGCCAGCGTGAAGTGGAGACGGTGGAGTTCAACCGCGACCAGGGCTTTGGCATCACCTTGTACGTGGGCCAGCGAAAAGGCTCGGCCAGCACCTCGGCCACCGGCCCCGACGCCATTCGTGAAACAGTGGCCGCGGCCTTGGCCATTGCCAAGCATACTTCCGAAGACGAGGCTTCGGGCCTGGCCGACGCTGCGCTGATGGCCACCGAGCAGCCGGATTTCGACCTGTACCACGCCTGGGACATCAGCCCGGAGCGGGCCATCGAACTGGCCCTGGAGTGCGAAGCCGCCGCCTTTGACGCTGACAAACGGATCAAGAACGCCGACGGCACTACCCTGAGCAGTCACCAGGGCTGCCGTATCTATGGCAACAGCAACGGTTTCGTCGGTGGTTATGCGTCCACCCGCCACAGCCTGAGTTGCGTGATGATCGCCGAGGCCGAAGGCCAGATGCAGCGCGATTACTGGTACGACGTTAACCGTCAGGGCGACCTGCTGACCGATGCTCGCGTTATTGGCCAACGCGCCGCGATGCGCGCTGCCAGCCGCCTGGGCGCACGCCCGGTACCGACCTGCGAAGTACCGGTGCTGTTCAGCGCGGAACTGGCTGGTGGTCTGTTTGGCAGTTTCCTGTCGGCGGTGTCTGGCGGCAACCTGTACCGCAAGTCCTCGTTTTTGGAAGGCGCCATGGGCCAGACCCTGTTCCCCGAGTGGTTGACCCTGGATGAGCGCCCGCATCTGATGCGCGCCATGGGCAGTGCGTCGTTCGACGGTGACGGCCTGGCCACCTATGCCAAACCGTTCGTCGAAAACGGCCGGTTGGTGTCCTACGTGCTGGGTACCTATTCGGGCCGCAAGCTGGGCATGCCGAGCACCGCCAACTCGGGCGGCGTGCACAACCTGTTCGTCACCCATGGCGACGAAGACCAGGCCGCATTGCTGCGCCGCATGGGGCGCGGCCTGCTGGTGACCGAGCTGATGGGCCAAGGCCTGAACATGGTCACCGGCGACTATTCGCGCGGTGCTGCAGGCTTCTGGGTAGAAAATGGCGAAATCCAATTCCCGGTCCAGGAAGTGACCATTGCCGGCAACATGAAGGACATGTTCAAGCAGATCGTCGCGGTGGGCAACGATCTGGAACTGCGCAGCAACGTGCGCACCGGCTCGGTATTGATCGAGAAGATGACCGTGGCGGGTAGTTGA
- a CDS encoding FagA protein, whose protein sequence is MKPAVQELPYLENWRWLSRQIRCALSPDEPRLIEHYLAEGRYLARFTPTCDWTVARTSFRLLLNTATDPALPWHWRCQCLDQAYRPLREMRQAARTPEQLHQWHQHGRELAVCELLPSISLTELLQGYSDE, encoded by the coding sequence ATGAAGCCTGCCGTGCAAGAGCTGCCTTATCTGGAAAACTGGCGTTGGTTGAGCCGCCAGATACGGTGTGCGTTGTCACCCGACGAGCCGCGCCTGATCGAACATTACTTGGCCGAAGGCCGCTACCTGGCGCGATTCACGCCCACTTGCGACTGGACGGTGGCGCGCACCTCGTTCCGTTTGCTGCTCAATACCGCCACCGATCCGGCATTGCCTTGGCATTGGCGCTGCCAGTGCCTGGACCAAGCCTATCGCCCCTTGCGCGAGATGCGCCAGGCCGCGCGCACCCCCGAACAGCTTCACCAATGGCACCAGCATGGCCGCGAGCTTGCGGTGTGCGAGCTGCTGCCATCGATTTCTCTCACTGAACTGCTGCAAGGATATTCCGATGAGTAA
- a CDS encoding class II fumarate hydratase: MSNTRIERDSMGELQVPEAALYGAQTQRAVNNFPISHQPMPRQFIRALVLAKAAAAKANVELGQISAAQGQAIVAATEQLLAGDFIQHFPVDIYQTGSGTSSNMNANEVIATLASRQSGEAINPNDHVNCGQSSNDIIPTTIHVSAALALHEHLLPALQHLVQVIEAKAEQVHPYIKTGRTHLMDAMPVRMSQVLNGWAAQLKANVGHLQNLLPALQSLAQGGTAVGTGINAHPEFAARFSRQLSQITGVEFTPGANLFALIGSQDTAVSVSGQLKATAVSLMKIANDLRWMNSGPLAGLGEIELEGLQPGSSIMPGKVNPVIPEATAMVAAQVIGNDATIVVAGQSGNFELNVMLPIIAQNLLGSIELMANASRLLADKAIATFKVNQAKLQEALSRNPILVTALNPIIGYQKAAEIAKQAYKEGRPIIDVALENTELSRTQLQVLLDPEKLTAGGI; this comes from the coding sequence ATGAGTAATACCCGTATCGAGCGTGACAGCATGGGCGAACTGCAAGTGCCGGAGGCGGCGCTGTACGGTGCCCAGACTCAACGCGCGGTGAACAACTTCCCCATCAGCCACCAGCCGATGCCGCGCCAGTTCATTCGCGCGCTGGTGCTGGCCAAGGCTGCGGCCGCCAAGGCCAACGTCGAGCTTGGGCAGATCAGCGCAGCGCAAGGGCAGGCCATCGTCGCCGCCACCGAGCAACTGCTGGCCGGTGACTTTATCCAACACTTTCCGGTGGACATCTACCAGACCGGCTCCGGCACCAGTTCCAACATGAACGCCAACGAAGTGATCGCGACCCTGGCCAGCCGCCAGTCGGGCGAGGCCATCAACCCCAACGATCACGTCAACTGTGGCCAGAGCAGCAACGACATCATCCCCACCACCATCCACGTCAGCGCCGCATTGGCCCTGCACGAGCACCTGTTGCCAGCATTGCAGCACCTGGTGCAGGTGATCGAGGCCAAGGCCGAGCAGGTGCACCCCTACATCAAGACCGGCCGCACCCACCTGATGGATGCCATGCCGGTGCGCATGAGCCAGGTGCTCAACGGCTGGGCGGCGCAACTGAAGGCCAATGTCGGCCACCTGCAAAACCTGCTGCCGGCCCTGCAGTCCTTGGCCCAGGGCGGTACAGCCGTGGGGACCGGGATCAACGCCCACCCTGAATTTGCCGCGCGCTTCAGCCGGCAGTTGAGCCAAATCACCGGTGTCGAATTCACTCCGGGCGCCAACCTGTTTGCGTTGATTGGTTCGCAAGACACCGCCGTGTCGGTGTCTGGGCAACTGAAGGCCACCGCCGTGTCGCTGATGAAAATCGCCAACGACCTGCGTTGGATGAACTCCGGCCCCCTGGCCGGCCTCGGTGAGATCGAGCTGGAAGGCCTGCAGCCGGGCTCCTCGATCATGCCCGGCAAGGTCAACCCGGTGATCCCGGAAGCCACTGCCATGGTTGCAGCCCAGGTGATCGGCAACGACGCGACCATCGTGGTGGCGGGGCAGTCGGGCAATTTCGAGCTGAACGTGATGTTGCCGATCATCGCCCAAAACCTGCTTGGCAGCATCGAGCTGATGGCCAATGCCAGCCGCTTATTGGCGGACAAGGCGATCGCCACCTTCAAGGTCAACCAGGCCAAATTGCAGGAAGCGTTGTCGCGCAACCCGATCCTGGTGACTGCGCTCAACCCCATCATTGGCTACCAAAAAGCCGCCGAGATTGCCAAGCAGGCCTACAAGGAAGGCCGGCCGATCATCGACGTGGCTCTTGAAAACACCGAGCTTTCACGTACCCAGCTGCAAGTGCTGCTGGACCCGGAAAAGCTCACCGCAGGCGGCATCTGA
- a CDS encoding DUF2753 domain-containing protein: MQHWKRTIEMANRCFNAGDLIDARELYLQALALAQVLFERWADVDEAVAACVISHHNLADLHLRLMQPEESAEYLCAIHQYLLQAAQDRRLPQALREAALRHSSKTYAELLSFIGEYGEYPRTSRLLFSQGTSTQMVHYGVH; encoded by the coding sequence ATGCAGCACTGGAAACGCACCATCGAGATGGCCAACCGCTGTTTCAACGCCGGCGACTTGATTGACGCCCGCGAGCTGTATTTGCAGGCGCTGGCCCTGGCGCAGGTGTTGTTCGAGCGCTGGGCGGACGTCGACGAAGCCGTGGCGGCCTGCGTCATCAGCCATCACAACCTGGCCGACCTGCATCTGCGCCTGATGCAGCCGGAGGAGAGCGCCGAGTACTTGTGCGCCATTCATCAATACCTGTTGCAGGCCGCGCAAGACCGGCGCCTGCCGCAGGCCTTGCGCGAGGCCGCGCTGCGCCATAGCAGCAAGACCTACGCCGAGCTGTTGAGCTTTATTGGTGAATACGGCGAATACCCGCGCACCTCGCGCCTGCTGTTCAGCCAGGGAACATCCACGCAAATGGTTCACTACGGAGTTCATTGA
- a CDS encoding superoxide dismutase, whose amino-acid sequence MPYTLPALPYAYDALEPHIDAKTMEIHHSKHHQTYINNLNAAVDGTEYAEWPIEKLVASVKQLPEKLQPAVINQGGGHANHSLFWEVMSAQGGGPAQGSVAKAIDEQLGGFEAFKEAFTKAALTRFGSGWAWLSVTPQKKLVVESSGNQDSPLMNGNTPILGLDVWEHAYYLQYQNRRPEYIGAFYNVVNWAEVERRYRAAVA is encoded by the coding sequence ATGCCTTATACCTTGCCTGCCCTGCCTTACGCCTATGACGCGCTGGAACCGCACATCGACGCCAAGACCATGGAGATCCACCACAGCAAGCACCACCAAACGTACATCAATAACCTCAATGCGGCGGTTGATGGCACCGAGTACGCCGAGTGGCCGATCGAGAAGCTGGTGGCCAGCGTCAAGCAACTGCCCGAAAAGCTGCAGCCGGCAGTGATCAACCAGGGCGGCGGGCACGCCAACCATTCGTTGTTCTGGGAGGTGATGTCGGCCCAGGGTGGTGGCCCGGCACAGGGCTCGGTGGCCAAGGCCATCGACGAGCAACTGGGTGGCTTCGAGGCGTTCAAGGAGGCCTTCACCAAGGCTGCGTTGACCCGTTTCGGCAGCGGTTGGGCGTGGCTTAGCGTAACCCCGCAAAAAAAGTTGGTGGTGGAGAGCAGTGGCAACCAGGACAGCCCGCTGATGAACGGCAACACGCCGATCCTCGGCCTGGACGTGTGGGAACACGCCTACTACTTGCAATACCAGAACCGGCGCCCGGAATACATCGGGGCGTTTTATAACGTGGTCAACTGGGCCGAGGTTGAGCGGCGTTACCGGGCTGCCGTGGCGTGA
- a CDS encoding ZIP family metal transporter: MGAQAFSIGSGRLLRLALGSVLTLAGLSLLAIQALAWLDLDPRLLRALEGGAIAALGTALGAVPVLVIRGMPVAVADTLLGFGAGVMLAATAFSLIIPGLDAAQTIGFSRWGAGSLISFGIMFGAFCLYLVDRQVAGVSPQVLVGTPQQPPIPARIWIFVFAIIAHNIPEGMAIGVSAGGGMPDADSLAMGIALQDVPEGLVIALILAGAGMSRFKAFLVGAASGLVEPVFAVLCAWLVGLAELLLPLGLAVAAGAMLLVVTHEIIPESRSNGHHKLASLGLCVGFCLMMVMDTALS; the protein is encoded by the coding sequence GTGGGGGCTCAGGCGTTTTCCATTGGTAGCGGGCGCTTGTTGCGCCTGGCCCTGGGCAGCGTATTGACGCTGGCCGGGCTTTCGTTGCTGGCCATACAGGCGTTGGCCTGGCTGGACCTGGACCCACGACTGTTGCGTGCACTGGAGGGTGGTGCCATCGCAGCACTGGGCACCGCGCTTGGCGCGGTACCGGTGCTGGTGATCCGTGGCATGCCGGTGGCCGTGGCCGACACCCTGTTGGGTTTCGGCGCAGGCGTGATGCTGGCGGCCACGGCGTTCTCGCTGATCATCCCAGGCTTGGATGCCGCGCAAACCATTGGGTTTTCCCGCTGGGGCGCCGGTAGCCTGATCAGCTTTGGCATCATGTTCGGGGCGTTCTGCCTGTACCTGGTGGACCGCCAGGTGGCCGGGGTGTCGCCGCAAGTGTTGGTGGGCACCCCGCAACAACCGCCGATCCCAGCACGCATATGGATTTTCGTGTTCGCGATCATTGCCCACAATATTCCCGAAGGCATGGCCATCGGCGTATCGGCCGGCGGCGGCATGCCCGACGCCGACAGCCTGGCCATGGGCATTGCCCTGCAGGATGTGCCAGAGGGTCTGGTGATCGCGCTGATACTGGCTGGCGCCGGCATGTCGCGGTTCAAGGCGTTCCTGGTAGGTGCGGCATCAGGGCTGGTGGAGCCGGTGTTCGCCGTGCTCTGTGCCTGGCTGGTGGGCTTGGCTGAACTGTTGTTGCCCTTGGGCTTGGCCGTGGCGGCGGGGGCAATGCTACTGGTGGTGACCCATGAGATCATCCCCGAGTCGCGCAGCAACGGGCATCACAAGTTGGCGAGCCTGGGGTTGTGCGTGGGCTTTTGCCTTATGATGGTGATGGATACGGCGCTGTCATGA
- a CDS encoding HPr family phosphocarrier protein encodes MPAREIEIINKLGLHARAAAKFVGVAGRFPDCQVRIGRSPDSLVDGKSIMGVMMLAAGKGTQVHLSTAGAEEAEAMAAIVELINNRFDEGE; translated from the coding sequence ATGCCTGCACGTGAAATCGAAATCATCAACAAGCTTGGCTTGCACGCCCGGGCAGCCGCCAAATTCGTCGGCGTGGCTGGCCGCTTTCCCGATTGCCAGGTGCGTATCGGCCGCAGCCCGGACAGCCTGGTAGACGGCAAAAGCATTATGGGCGTGATGATGCTGGCGGCGGGCAAAGGCACCCAGGTGCACCTGAGTACTGCGGGGGCCGAAGAGGCCGAAGCGATGGCAGCGATTGTCGAGTTGATCAATAACCGCTTCGACGAAGGCGAATAA
- the rapZ gene encoding RNase adapter RapZ: protein MRLIIVSGRSGSGKSTALDVLEDNGYYCIDNLPAGLLPELAERALIHTELAQPLVAVSIDARNLPSHLTRFPELLEEVRGRHIQCDVLYLDADEETLLKRFSETRRRHPLSSANRSLAEAIRVETSLLGPIADLADLKINTTHLNLYQLRDAIKLRLLNQPEPGTAFLVESFGFKRGMPVDADLVFDVRCLPNPYWKPELRDHSGLDQPVIEYLAAQPDVEEMYQDISSYLLKWLPRFAASNRAYVTIAIGCTGGHHRSVYLTERLGQALQQTLKNVQVRHRDLS from the coding sequence ATGCGCCTGATCATCGTCAGCGGCCGCTCCGGCTCCGGTAAAAGCACAGCCTTGGATGTACTCGAGGACAACGGCTACTACTGCATCGACAACCTGCCTGCCGGGTTGCTGCCGGAACTGGCCGAGCGCGCGTTGATCCATACCGAACTGGCGCAACCGCTGGTGGCCGTGTCTATCGATGCGCGCAACCTGCCCAGCCACCTGACCCGCTTCCCCGAGTTGCTCGAGGAAGTGCGCGGTCGGCACATCCAGTGCGACGTGCTGTACCTGGACGCCGACGAAGAAACCCTGCTCAAACGCTTTTCCGAAACCCGCCGGCGCCATCCACTGAGCAGCGCCAACCGCTCGTTGGCCGAAGCCATTCGGGTCGAAACCTCGCTACTGGGGCCGATTGCGGACCTGGCCGACCTGAAAATCAATACCACGCACCTGAACCTGTATCAGCTGCGCGACGCCATCAAGCTGCGCCTGCTCAACCAACCTGAGCCGGGCACTGCGTTCCTGGTCGAGTCGTTCGGTTTCAAGCGCGGCATGCCGGTGGATGCCGACCTGGTGTTCGACGTACGTTGCCTGCCCAACCCGTACTGGAAGCCAGAACTGCGCGACCATTCAGGCCTGGACCAACCGGTGATTGAATACCTGGCTGCCCAGCCGGACGTCGAAGAAATGTATCAGGACATCAGCAGTTATCTGCTTAAATGGCTGCCGCGCTTTGCCGCCAGCAACCGCGCCTACGTGACCATCGCCATTGGCTGCACGGGCGGCCACCACCGCTCGGTGTACCTCACCGAGCGCTTGGGCCAGGCGCTCCAACAAACGCTCAAGAATGTTCAGGTTCGCCACCGCGACCTTAGCTGA
- the ptsN gene encoding PTS IIA-like nitrogen regulatory protein PtsN, with protein MIRLENILTPGRSLVNVPGGSKKKVLEQIANLIAREIPELGMQDVYEALIAREKLGSTGFGNGIAIPHCRLAGCESPVSALLHLDAPIDFDAIDGAPVDLLFVLLVPQAATDAHLELLRQIASMLDQKDVRDKLRSAASNEALYKVVLDVQNGH; from the coding sequence ATGATCCGACTTGAAAACATCCTGACCCCTGGCCGTTCACTCGTGAACGTGCCAGGCGGCAGTAAAAAGAAAGTGCTCGAACAAATTGCCAACCTCATTGCCCGGGAAATACCCGAGCTTGGGATGCAAGACGTCTACGAAGCCCTGATTGCCCGTGAGAAACTCGGTTCCACCGGTTTCGGCAACGGCATCGCCATACCCCATTGTCGTCTGGCTGGCTGCGAATCGCCGGTCAGCGCCCTGCTGCACCTCGACGCCCCCATCGACTTCGATGCCATCGACGGCGCCCCGGTAGACCTGCTGTTCGTACTGCTGGTCCCGCAAGCGGCCACCGATGCGCACCTGGAACTGCTACGGCAAATCGCCAGCATGTTGGACCAGAAGGACGTACGGGACAAACTTCGCTCGGCAGCCAGCAACGAAGCCTTGTACAAGGTCGTGCTGGACGTTCAAAACGGTCACTAA
- the hpf gene encoding ribosome hibernation-promoting factor, HPF/YfiA family, with the protein MQVNISGHQLDVTEPLRTYISEKLARLERHFDKITNVQVTMTVEKLLQKIEATLHVPGGEVVANAEHSDMYAAIDLLTDKLDRQLKKHKEKQQSVLQGANAR; encoded by the coding sequence ATGCAAGTCAACATCAGTGGACATCAACTGGATGTGACCGAACCCTTGCGCACTTATATCAGCGAGAAGCTCGCCCGATTGGAGCGCCATTTCGACAAGATCACCAATGTGCAAGTGACGATGACGGTGGAGAAACTCCTGCAGAAAATCGAAGCCACCTTGCACGTTCCCGGTGGTGAAGTGGTCGCCAACGCCGAACATAGCGACATGTATGCGGCCATCGACCTGCTCACCGACAAGCTTGACCGCCAACTCAAAAAACATAAGGAAAAACAGCAGAGCGTGCTGCAAGGCGCGAATGCTCGCTGA